CTCATATTTCAGTGCTACATTCCTGATATCAATTCTTTCAAGTCGAATCGAAGTTCCGGTTGTATCTTTTGGAGTTTCTTCTTTGTCTGAAATATATACGTTGTAATTGGCCTGTCCTTTTTCATTTACCTTGACATTGATAAGCCCTTTGGAAACGTAGATTTCATCAATATTTATATCGCCGTCAAAAATCAGATTTTTAAGATTGATTCCAAACGAAACGTCTTTTGCCGCTACCAGCGTATCGTTTTTATAAGGTGCCGAGCCTTTCAATGCGAAATCGTCCAGGGTTACCGTCAAAGATGGGAAGTGTTTAAAGAAAGACAGGTTGGATTCTGAAAAGCTCAATTCGCCATCCAGCTTTTTATTGGCAAAAGCTTTTACCTGTTCTGCAATCCTTCCCGGAAAAAGCATTGGCAAAAGAAACATCAACAACAAGATGCTTGCGATGGTTACTCCTGTAATTTTGAGGACTTTAATCCCTATTTTTTTTAGCGACGTTTTCATAGTGCAAAAATAATGGGATGAAACTTTATTTCCTAACAAGAATTTTCCTGTTTCAAACAAAAAATGCCTTTTCAATTTCTCGAAAAGGCATTTTTAAAAATCTAATTTTAAAACTAACTCAAAAAACTATTGTTTCATCAATTTCAGTGTAGCTTCTTTATCTTCTGAATCTATCACTTTAACGATGTACATTCCCTGATTCAGATTTTCTACTGAATATTGGTGTTCGTTGCTAAAATCTCCTTTGAATTCTTTTACCAGCTGTCCGGTAATTGAATAGATGGAGACTTTTTTGGTATCCTTGCTGATATTGAAAATTCCTTTAGACGGATTTGGATATAAGGCTATAGCCGTTGTATTGAAGTCGTTTCTTTCCAATAACGCCTGCTTGTTTCCAAAAACCCTGAAACCGTCAACTTCAATAGGAATAGTCATGTTTGCATCTGTAACGGTGATTGGCGTACCGTCCATCAAATTATACCAGGTTCCTGTATATGGAAAACCTGCTGTAGCGTTGTAAACCGTATTCGTAGCATTGGTCAACACAAAAACATAGCTCAATTCTGCCGTTTGTGATGTGCTAGTCCAGATATCAAGTCTTGGTCTTCCGGTTTGTGAAAAATTCCAGGCGTGAGTTCCGTTTTCAAAAACATTTTCACGTTTTTTGAATTCAATCATCTTGGCCCAATCGTCATATATTTTTTTTCTGGCTACATCTCCAAGCCAATTGTTTGCCCATTGCGGTTGTGGTTTTATATCTAACTTACAGTCACCGGAAGTAGCGTCATTGGGTGTATTGACAGTTCCGTTGTTACAGGTAAAAATAGAACTGTTGTAACCCAAATCTCCAAAATGATAAATCATCTTTGGACCGGGAACCAATAAATGCAGCGCTCCCATAGCCGACATCCTTGCCAAAGCTTTTGGAAGATTGCCATTAGTCTGGCCAGATTCAGTAAGCGCCTTATAGATTACCCTTTCTTCGTCATGGCTTTCTGCATAACCAATAAATCGGTCTGTCGCATCAGCAACTCCTGCTAAATTGGCACTGTTCCCTTTTAAGAAGTTTGCATAGGCATCTGTCATTTTTCTCCACTGCATGATACCTTTAGAAATTCCGTCAGCATCACCTGTTTTTCTATAATTTGCCCATTCTACTTCTTCGTTATACGAACCGCCTGCACCTAAATGTTCAAAAATCACATAGAAATTAGGGTCTATGGCCCATTGCATATCGGCATAATATTTTAGCTTAGCAACACGATCTGCCTGATAATTATTAGTACAACTCTCCTGGGCAGAACTACTTCCTGTGTAAGGGCAATTTTGCGTAAATCCTTTGGTTAAATCCCAACGGAAACCATCGATTTTAAAATCGTTCATCCAACGCTGTATGGTTCTTTGTACATAATAACCCGTAAGGTTATTCGGTTCGTTGAAATGATTAAGGTCTCTCCCTACACTGTAAGAGTGCATTGCATTTTGATTGCAATACGGGTTTTCTGTAGTAACGCCATTTGCCCAACCGTCGTTATCAGTATCTGTCATCCACATTCTTTCCAATGGCGAACGACCGTAAACGTGGTTTAATGCAATGTCAAAAATAACAGCAATACCATTTTGGTGGCACAGGTCGATAAATTCTTTCAGCTTTGCCTCTGTACCATATCTTTTGTCCAAAGCCAAATGGTATACGGTATTGTAGCCCCAGCTTTCATTGCCTTCAAATTCCATAACCGGCATAAGCTGGATTGCATTTACCTTAAGATTTTTAAAATAATCTATACGGTCAATCAGATTCTGGTAGGTTCTGTTCGCATCGAAATCTCTTACCAGGACTTCATAAATTACAAGGTCCTTTTTGCTTGGTTTTACAAAGTTAGTTGTCGCTGCACTCCAATTGTAATTGTAAAATGCGTTGGGTCCGGTTTGAAGTACTGTAACTTCCCTTTCCTGGCCAGCCGGATAAGTTGGCAAGTTAGGATAAACACCCAATGAAGCAATTTCCGGATCGTCATACGGACTTAAAACCAATGTGGAAAACGGATCTGCTGTTTTAACCAAGGCAGGCGAATTAGCCGGAAGATTGGTCTGGTCGCAAACCCAATATTGGTAGGTATAAGCTGTTCCGGAAGTCAATCCTGACAGTTCTAACCAAAATTTTCCTGTAGCCGGGTCTTTTTTCATTGCATAGGCTCCCGTAGGCTGCCAGTTGTTAAAGCTTCCTGCTACATATACAAAATCTTTATTAGGTACATTTAACACCAATGTTGCCTTAGTTGGATCTGACGGATAGTAATTGATTCCATCACCCATTCCGGCTGGCATGGCTTCGCTAATAACACCGGGATTTATAACAACTGCAAAGTTTTTTGTAATTGTAGTTGCTCCCTGAGTCACTTCAAGCGAATAATTCTGGTTTGAAGTAATTCCTGTGTGGGTATAAGAATAGCTTGCAGTGCTGGCATTCGTGTTGATGGTTGAACCATTTGATTTTAAAACATAACTGGCATTTCCACCTGTATTGTTTGCTGTTATCGTA
This portion of the Flavobacterium lindanitolerans genome encodes:
- a CDS encoding alpha-amylase family glycosyl hydrolase, which gives rise to MKKITLLFLLIASYAWSQQQTVTYSVTPATFEENQSITLTFNGSSINEATWGVTGNALYIWAWSFDLNDQNNADCPTNGDWGNSNEANRLTYNSANDTYSINFVPTVFYNRTGIGRIGFLIKAKNGNGDKKSQDILLRVGTFQVNLTAPAQNSSTMLASGSNFTITANNTGGNASYVLKSNGSTINTNASTASYSYTHTGITSNQNYSLEVTQGATTITKNFAVVINPGVISEAMPAGMGDGINYYPSDPTKATLVLNVPNKDFVYVAGSFNNWQPTGAYAMKKDPATGKFWLELSGLTSGTAYTYQYWVCDQTNLPANSPALVKTADPFSTLVLSPYDDPEIASLGVYPNLPTYPAGQEREVTVLQTGPNAFYNYNWSAATTNFVKPSKKDLVIYEVLVRDFDANRTYQNLIDRIDYFKNLKVNAIQLMPVMEFEGNESWGYNTVYHLALDKRYGTEAKLKEFIDLCHQNGIAVIFDIALNHVYGRSPLERMWMTDTDNDGWANGVTTENPYCNQNAMHSYSVGRDLNHFNEPNNLTGYYVQRTIQRWMNDFKIDGFRWDLTKGFTQNCPYTGSSSAQESCTNNYQADRVAKLKYYADMQWAIDPNFYVIFEHLGAGGSYNEEVEWANYRKTGDADGISKGIMQWRKMTDAYANFLKGNSANLAGVADATDRFIGYAESHDEERVIYKALTESGQTNGNLPKALARMSAMGALHLLVPGPKMIYHFGDLGYNSSIFTCNNGTVNTPNDATSGDCKLDIKPQPQWANNWLGDVARKKIYDDWAKMIEFKKRENVFENGTHAWNFSQTGRPRLDIWTSTSQTAELSYVFVLTNATNTVYNATAGFPYTGTWYNLMDGTPITVTDANMTIPIEVDGFRVFGNKQALLERNDFNTTAIALYPNPSKGIFNISKDTKKVSIYSITGQLVKEFKGDFSNEHQYSVENLNQGMYIVKVIDSEDKEATLKLMKQ